The genomic region CCTGTTGTAGTATTGGCACGATGTAAGTAAATACAGTAAACATCGAACTGGCACCCACGACCGTTAATAGCAACGCGGCTAATACGGGGCCTCTGCCCAACACAGATAATTCATTGCGGATATTCGCTTTCTCTTTATTGACCAATGTAGGTAGGCTCAAACGCAATGCCGCCATAGTCACTAGTCCAATAGCCGCAATACCAAAAAAAGCATTTCGCCAGCCGAATGTCGTACCGACAAAGCTTGCTAATGGTACGCCGCCAATGGTTGCTACAGTGAGCCCCGAAAACATTGCAGCTACCGCGCCTGCGCGTTTGTTGGGTGGCACTATGTTGGTTGCTACTACAGCACCAACACCGAAAAACACACCATGATTAAACGACGTAATGATACGTCCAATCATCAACGCACTGTAACTATCAGCTAGCGCACTGACTAAATTACCGATCGTAAAAATTCCCATAGATAAAATCAGCAATCGACGTCGTGGCATATTCGCAAATAACAACGTCATGATAGGCGCACCAACTAATACACCGAAGGCGTAAGCACTAATGAGCATCCCCGCTGTTGGGATAGAGACACCTAAATCCCCCGCAATTACTGGCAACATCCCCATGGGGGAAAATTCCGTCACTCCAATTCCAAAAGCACCAATGGCCAACGCCATTAATGGAAAGTTGATCTTCATGTTTATCCCTCGTTTATTTATGATATGAAGGAATATAACCAGATAACAAACCCGCGAATAGTAGGTAAAAAAGCTATTCTGTTTTGCATTGGATTCACAAATGAAGCAAATAAAAGTTGATAAAACCGCTGAAATGGAAACTTTCTTAACCGTCGCGACGACAGGAAGCTTAAGCGGCGCAGCAAGAGAACTTGGTCTCACGCCGTCGGCAGTAAGCCGAATGATGACAAGAATCGAAAAGCGTTTAGGTGTTAGGTTGCTGGTCCGTTCTACTCGTAAGCTTTACTTAACCAGTGAAGGTGAATCCTACGCCCTTGCGGCGCGGCGCATTCTGAAAGACCTAGAAGAAACCGAACTGGCTATCGCTGATCGGGCCAGCCCAAGTGGATTGATTAAAGTCAGTACCGCGACGGCGTACAGCCGCTTGACTATGATCCCCTTATACAAAGAATTTTTACAGCGCTATCCCAACATAAAAATAGAAGTTGAAGTAAGCGATCAGATTAGCAATGTGGCAGATGGTCATATTGACGTCGCGATACGTTTTGGCCCTTTACCCGATAGTAATTTAACCGCTAAACGCCTTGGCGAAACGGGCAGAAGCGTTGTCGCTACACCCAACTATTTAGCACAAGCTGGCGTCCCAAAAACGCCAGCCGATTTGCGGCGCTTTAATTGTCTGGATTTTAGCTTTCAACGGATTGAACCCGGCTGGCCATTCCGCGAGAACGGTGAAGATTATATTTTACCGATACAAGGCAACATGACCTCCAACAATGGCGAAACGCTGGTGGA from Marinomonas rhizomae harbors:
- a CDS encoding MFS transporter, which encodes MKINFPLMALAIGAFGIGVTEFSPMGMLPVIAGDLGVSIPTAGMLISAYAFGVLVGAPIMTLLFANMPRRRLLILSMGIFTIGNLVSALADSYSALMIGRIITSFNHGVFFGVGAVVATNIVPPNKRAGAVAAMFSGLTVATIGGVPLASFVGTTFGWRNAFFGIAAIGLVTMAALRLSLPTLVNKEKANIRNELSVLGRGPVLAALLLTVVGASSMFTVFTYIVPILQQETHASTTFVTLMLVLYGTGLAVGNILGGRYADRSLYGTLIVSLIAVILLLVVFAVSMSSSIIVVPLIFLWGIASFAVVPPLQSLVVHEASDASNLASAMNIGAFNLGNAVGAALGGGVISAGLGLPSIALAGAGTAMFGLLMVLMLKRKPSNQTNERVTAS
- a CDS encoding LysR family transcriptional regulator, with translation MKQIKVDKTAEMETFLTVATTGSLSGAARELGLTPSAVSRMMTRIEKRLGVRLLVRSTRKLYLTSEGESYALAARRILKDLEETELAIADRASPSGLIKVSTATAYSRLTMIPLYKEFLQRYPNIKIEVEVSDQISNVADGHIDVAIRFGPLPDSNLTAKRLGETGRSVVATPNYLAQAGVPKTPADLRRFNCLDFSFQRIEPGWPFRENGEDYILPIQGNMTSNNGETLVELVMEDIGITRVGNFHIEQALSSGKLVPLLEDFNPQDKEVIHAVFIGGQHMPARVRVFVDYLVEKMTQNS